Proteins from a genomic interval of Trifolium pratense cultivar HEN17-A07 linkage group LG6, ARS_RC_1.1, whole genome shotgun sequence:
- the LOC123892266 gene encoding subtilisin-like protease Glyma18g48580: YLGAHSHGHGPHPTSVELEIATNSHYDLLSSTLGSREKAKEAIIYSYNKHINGFAALLEEEQATYIAKKVNVVSVFLSKSHKLHTTRSWEFIGLQRNGKSTAWQKGKFGENTIIVNIDSGVWPESQSFIEKGFGPIPSKWHGGKACQISQFGKLKKNPCNSDGVDILSLSVAGQYLVYPEDIFTDEVSIGAFHALSRNISVVASAGNDGPTEGSVVNIAPWVFTIAAITGASLFVTLPPNKSFSLILGTDGKLANATDRAARLCRPGTLDPSKVKGKIVGCDREGNIKSVAEGQEALSAGAKGMLLSNRPQQGKTTLAEPHVLSCVGNGQDENTPVIINTTEPAGSHAAYDITSMDSKLKSGTTIRFSGAKVLYGRKPAPVMASFSSRGPNKIQPSILKPDVTAPGVNILAAYSLFASASNLVTDNRTGFPFNVMQGTSMSCPHVAGIAGLLKTLHPNWSPAAIKSAIMTTATTLDKTNRPIQDAFKKKQATPFAYGSGHVQPDLAIDPGLVYDLGIKDYLNFLCAYGYNQQLISALNFNGTFVCSGSHSIEDFNYPSITLPNLGLNVVNVTRTVTNVGSPGTYVAKTQLTGYKIAVVPNSLTFKKIGEKKTFQVIVQATNVTPRKKYQFGNLQWTDGKHIVRSPITVKRK, encoded by the exons TACTTGGGAGCACATTCTCATGGTCATGGCCCTCACCCTACATCTGTTGAACTTGAAATTGCTACTAATTCTCATTATGATTTACTAAGTTCAACCTTGGGAAG CCGGGAGAAAGCAAAAGAAGCAATAATTTAttcatataacaaacacatcaATGGCTTTGCTGCGTTACTTGAAGAGGAACAAGCAACATATATTGCAA AAAAAGTAAATGTAGTGTCAGTGTTCTTGAGCAAATCTCATAAACTGCACACTACAAGGTCATGGGAATTTATTGGACTACAAAGAAACGGTAAGAGTACTGCATGGCAAAAGGGGAAGTTTGGTGAAAATACAATAATCGTAAACATTGACTCGG GTGTTTGGCCGGAATCCCAGAGTTTTATCGAGAAAGGATTTGGACCTATCCCATCAAAATGGCATGGAGGAAAAGCATGTCAAATTAGTCAATTCGGAAAACTCAAGAAAAATCCTTGCAACag TGATGGTGTTGATATATTATCACTTTCAGTTGCTGGCCAATATCTTGTCTATCCTGAAGATATTTTCACAGATGAGGTTTCAATAGGTGCATTCCATGCACTTTCTAGAAACATATCAGTAGTTGCCTCTGCAGGGAACGATGGACCAACCGAAGGAAGCGTGGTGAATATAGCTCCATGGGTATTCACAATTGCTGCTA TCACG GGAGCTAGTCTTTTTGTAACCTTACCGCCTAATAAGTCGTTTTCTCTGATTCTTGGTACGGATGGTAAACTTGCCAATGCGACAGATCGTGCTGC GCGACTTTGTAGGCCCGGAACACTTGATCCTTCAAAAGTGAAGGGCAAAATAGTGGGATGTGATCGAGAAGGAAATATAAAATCAGTTGCTGAGGGTCAGGAAGCTTTATCAGCAGGTGCCAAGGGAATGCTTTTGAGCAATCGACCACAACAAGGGAAAACAACTCTTGCTGAGCCTCATGTTTTGTCTTGTGTGGGTAACGGGCAAGATGAAAACACTCCAGTTATTATCAATACAACAGAACCTGCAGGGTCACATGCTGCTTATGACATAACTTCCAT GGACTCTAAATTAAAGTCGGGTACCACAATAAGGTTTTCAGGAGCAAAAGTATTGTATGGAAGAAAGCCAGCTCCAGTAATGGCTTCATTCTCATCTAGAGGACCAAATAAGATTCAGCCGTCAATACTCAAG cCTGATGTAACTGCACCAGGTGTGAACATACTTGCTGCCTATTCATTGTTTGCAAGTGCATCCAACTTAGTAACAGACAATCGCACAGGTTTTCCATTCAATGTTATGCAAGGAACTTCTATGTCTTGCCCTCATGTGGCCGGCATTGCAGGACTTCTCAAAACATTGCATCCTAATTGGAGTCCAGCAGCTATTAAATCGGCTATCATGACCACAG CAACCACACTAGATAAGACAAACAGACCAATTCAAGatgcatttaaaaaaaaacaagcaaCTCCCTTTGCTTATGGTTCAGGGCATGTTCAACCTGACCTTGCAATAGATCCTGGACTTGTTTATGATCTAGGCATTAAGGATTACTTGAATTTCCTATGTGCTTATGGATACAACCAACAACTTATTTCAGCACTTAATTTCAATGGTACATTTGTTTGTTCCGGATCTCACAGCATAGAAGACTTTAACTACCCTTCAATCACGTTACCGAATCTTGGGTTAAATGTCGTTAATGTCACTCGGACGGTCACCAATGTTGGGTCACCCGGCACATATGTAGCAAAAACCCAATTGACTGGATATAAAATTGCCGTTGTACCAAACTCCTTGAC